The nucleotide window ACTAATCACCTTAACACCagcccaactctctctctttctcaatctctctttctccatctctctccctcccatctttctgtctttgtccattgctcgctctctctctctacatcccactccttttccatctccctctctcgatCACACACAGTCAGAAATATCAACAAAACCCTGACAATTGTTTTATGCTCACAGAGCAAATGCTGAGTAATTGTTGTGCATTGATATATGCCAAACGTCAACACCAACCTCATACTGAAAGTAAGGCAGTATCTATATCATATAAATATCCCTTTATAATACTTACAGGACAGGCATTGCAGATGCCCAACAAACATCTGTGGCCAACTGGCCATGCATTATAAAAAAAAGACAATGGCAAGCATTCTTCatcgctctccctctcacccccccctcccttcctacCTCGCTTCTTTTCTCTCAGTCTGTCTTTGTTTGTTGGCTAAATTGCTATGCGTATGAAGCAGGCATATTTCTCTGCCTCTTACTGTAGCCGACTGGTGGAGGAGCAGACATGTTGGAATAGGGCGAGGAATTGGATGAAAAAGCAAACAACTAGATACATTTTGTTTGCTTACTACATACTGTTATCGATTTACCCTCTTAATAAAAGGCTCTAGAGGTTGTATAGGTTTCTGTACATGcaaattttttaaatatttaacaTGTCATCAAAATCCTTCTACTGTTTTTGTATGACCTGCGTGTACTTGCAATCATTTAGAAAATATGTAGCCTCTGACATTAGCATGGGGAAGTTCATACAGTCACATCTTGTTCCATCTTACTAGCCGTAAGCGTCCTCTAAAGTCTAAGCTCTCAGGAGCCAAAAtggcttcctctcttctccttcacctGCACTAATGTGACAAAATTGTTCAAGCAAATTCATGCGCCAGAAAGCATGCACAACATTGTTTTCACCTTCGCTGTGACTATTGGGATGCATTCTATTTGACTCAACATATGTTCTCGTTGTGTCAACATTCCCGTCTCTTATTGGCCAGAGACTGTTCAATTATCTAATAATAGGACTTTCTATTGGTCCGTGAGGATCAAGGGTATGAGGGGTGTTGTATTTTCAGGTGGTGTTAGAGGATCAATGTATCCCCGTTGGGCGTTGCTGTGCTGTGAATGTATAGGTATATCTGACTGTTTAGACCATGCCTCTGTGTAGAGAAGATAAGATATTCCCATATTCCCTTAACTAGACACAGCAAATTAAACTGACAAGCCTCTGGAGAGGTGGAGGTGACCTCTGACCTATAGAAATACAAGGTCTAGAGTGTATTTTCCCATCAAGATAAAGGAATTGATTTGGTTGGGCATTTGAATGGGCATGTTGTGATCtacacagtatatatatctatctgtCTTGGAACACTATGGATGAAAGAATGGAAGCTCCTCCTTTTCCTCACCCCATACACCCCTGCCACTCCTTACTGTATATTCATAAACACGTGCCCATGTTAAAGAATGCACATATAAGCACgttcacacaagcacacacaaacacatacatgcgCACACAAGCATaagtgcacacacgcacgcacctcCCTGCAGAATTGATCGACTATTCCCTCTCaatccatctctccttctgttACTTAGCAACCAGGTTATAGGAGTTTTATTCCACTGTATTTTCAGTAAGTAAAGTAGATTCATATTAACGTCAGACCCACATAATGTATGCAGCATTCTATATTTTAAGTGGGTTTATATCTTTATTGATGCATTGTTCGTGTGGAGTGTTACAGAATGTGATCTGGAAGCCATTATAGAGGCTCTACTATAGGAGCCACATATTGGATCAGAAACGGATTACATAAAATGTTAACACTTCCTCTCTTTTCCTTATTGATCATACGAGAGCagcagaaaaaatatatatagaatataaaatatatgttatatttaaaTCTAATTATAGCAAGGAATTAGAATTGTGTCCAGAAAAAAATCTACCCTAATGGTTGGGTTTCTGTCACAGCACAACCAATcgatcagtcaatcaatcaatcagccaaTCATCCATTCAGCAGGTCAATAAATTAGTTAATACAAAGATGAATGAATGAAGGacaaaaaaatgtattggagACAACAGGAAATGATGATCATGAAGTGCCGGTTCAGAAGTGGCGGTTCAGAAGTGGCGGTTCAGAAGTGCCGGTTCAGAAGTGCCGGTTCAGAAGTGCCGGTTCAGAAGTGCCGGTTCAGAAGTGCCGGTTCAGAAGTGCCGGTTCAGAAGTGCCGGTTCAGAAGTGCCGGTTCAGAAGTGCCGGTTCAGAAGTGCCGGTTCAGAAGTGGCGGTTCAGAAGTGCCGGTTCAGAAGTGCCGGTTCAGAAGTGGCGGTTCAGAAGTGGCGGTTCAGAAGTGGCGGTTCAGAGATGTGAAGCCTCTCTTCTCATCTACCCCGGATCTCTAATTGGATCACACCCACATACAGTCCATATCGTACTCATGCTATTTTCTAATACGGTCATTTGCTGAAAATTAGATAAAAGAATGGTGAAAATAGACAAAAGgacggtgatgatgatggtgatggtggtgatggtggtgatgaggaGGATGACTTTATTCTTGACAATGGCTAAGgtctatttttgttgttgttataaaTAATACCAAATTTAATTTTTGTTTTTATGATATTGATGTATTTTACTGATATATTGATTACAATtattatataatgtatatgttaCTATTTGCAACAACTTTAAGAAAGCTCTAATGTACTAAGTATTATAATTATTTTACAAAAACTTCCATGTTTAGACTACTTCATTTTATGTACTTATTACAACACGAAAAGCCATTTTGATACTCCTGAAATATCAAATTCAAAGCCGTTTGAACAAACCATTCGCTAAAAAACGTTCAACTTTGTCGAGTTGGTTTATTGGGATAAGTAGCCCATCGAAGAACGTTTTTTCGTTAGTTATGTAAACGGTACAGGCCTCTTCTTACATTCACATATATATGTCAACGAATACTGAGACCTCTTTTGTTTTAAGAGCTGTATACCCATTTTAACCGGAAGTGGGGGCTAAATATTTCAATGAAAGTTTGATAAACAATTAGCCTGTGGGTTACATAAAAAGCATCAATTACATCAAACCAAATAAACAAATTTAATGAATTGAGTATTTTGAATAACTAACCAAAAATGATCTTGTCAATTAAATTGTCACACAGCCTATCTTAGCCTATAGCAAAGAACACTGCATTGTTTAAAGGtatacaacatatatatatatttttcaacgaATATAGCAACTTCAAATTAATCATTAGTTGTTTACCTAAAACAGATACATTTAATAACCTTTGGATTTCTATTCACTGGATATTGATTACCAATCGTATCGATAGGAGCAAGACACAGGCCACCCTTTTCATTATTCTGCCCACAATCAGTCAGCCGTCGCACTCCAAGAGCAATCCTCTGTTTTGATGAAAAGCATGAACAGTAGCCTTACCATGTGAAAGTCAGTTTATTATACTTCAAACGactttattgtttatttattgtGTTATAAATATAATGTGTGAGAGTCAATATCTCCATGTCATGTGGATGTAGGCCTATTTGAATTGATCAAAAGAAATCGAGCAAACAACAGTAAACAGCTATAGACacatgtatttttttcttcttaaaaATGAACAGAAAATTGATTTCATAGATGAGGGATAATTTGCAGTTTTTAGGAAATAACCATGACGAAGATTGAGAAGTATGTAGAGTGGTCAATAAATCAAATGACCAAATCAATTCTTAAACTTGGTCAAATAATTAAGTACCAGTACTACCCAGAAGAAGGAACATTTTTGTGTTCCAAAAAATAACGTTTATTCAGTCTTCTTTATTAACAACTTGACTCTCCTATTACAAAACTTAGAAAAGAGAAACCTCAAATCATGCTTCAAATtcatattattcatattattttgTTAACAATACAACTTTTTTACCTTTCAAAATAACAGGTTGgttcttgtgtgtgtttttttttaaagcaatgtGATATTCTAAAAGCAGTATGTTATTCGCTCAAGACTAAAAATATACAGTAACACAAAGTATACTAAATATATTATACTAAAGCTGAAAAAACTTGAATCGGAAGATCTTTATAAATAAGGCTGCCTGTCATAATATTCTTCAAAGGGAATTCAAATATTTTGTTCACTTCCAAACATGTATGCATTGCCTTCTATCAACAGCTATAACTCAGATGCTCGCAAAGGTGATGTGTCATTTTCCTGAAACAAAATATTGTTTAGTTCCATCGTACCAGCCCAGACAACACTGACAACAGTTGCACGCAAAACTCACAGTTAGGGCATCTGATGTCGTGATCTCTGGAAATATTCGGTCACCCGATACCTGTTTTTGATATCCAAGTGGGTGCGCTGTTCAATTAGTAATTACTTTGTCCAAATATTTCGTTACACTTTTGTACATAAACGTGAAGTGTTTCTAACCTATTTATTTGATAAAATGAACACGAGGCCTGTTGATTTACTGTTCaatttaaactttattttaaCCAATTAAATCAAAGACTAAATATATTTTCAAAATAAGGTCAATGGTCACTAGAGAGACTGAAGTGTGCAGCCAATCAAAACCGACATAATTCATGAACAGGATTCTTAAACACTATTCCTTATTGTCATCAGAGTAGTTGCATCCTATAGGCGTATCATTCCTCAAAGAAATCTGCACATTTAAGAAAAGTGACTTGTACCGTAGCCATATGCATTTTGAGATTTGATTCATttgtaggtctacaatttatcTTGGTGGACATGCAATAAACATATCCTCTCAAAACATCACTGAACTGGTACAGAAAACCGGGCCAGAAAACAATTACTCCCATAAACATATCCTCTCAAAACATCACTGAACTGGTACAGAAAACCGGGCCAGAAAACAATTACTCCCATAAACATATCCTCTCAAAACATCACTGAACTGGTACAGAAAACCGGGCCAGAAAACAACTACTCCAAAAGTGCAAACGAGCCTGGTCCTAGTAACAGGTTTGTGGTTTAAAGCTGACTTACAACTTCcacaaaggacacacacacacagacggagagCTGAGTGTGTGCGACTTGGGTCAGACGGCCAGTATCTAACATCCATCACTATAGCGCCTCAGAGCCAATACCCAGGGTGAAGAGACGCTGCGCATGCCGAGCTAACCGACTCTCTGGCGCTCCAACGGTCATTCATTTCCGATAGCGGCTGGTGGGCATCGATAGAGGGAGAGTAGGCTAACCCAGGGAGACATGTTCACACGCTGTGTGCTTTTTAGAGGTTACAACAGTGTGACCAGTGAAACCTTTAGTAGGCTACCCATTTTATTCAATAGTGTTAGGCCTATAGGCCTGGGCCTCAATGTCTATTGGCCTGGTAaagggaatacctagtcagttgaacaactgaatgcattcaatcgaaatgtgtcttcctcatttaacccaacccctctgaaaagAGGAGTGCTGGGACCTGCCATAATCTACGTCCACGTCAtcatgccttgctcaagggcagaacggcagatatGTTACACTTTTCCAGCtccgggattcgaaccagcgacctttcagttactggcccaacgcttttaACCACTACCTGCCGCCTATTTACCTAGAAGTTGTGCTTTCAAGTGCGTTGGAAATGGAAATGACATAATATTTACATAATAACTTTGTTGTTTCTCGAAACAACTACTGTACTGAATTATCTTAGTGCTGTTATTACACCATACATGTGTTAATCATAAAAATACCATCTGTGAAATAAAGTTAATAAATAAAATTAATTGTTATATTATAGCaaattattcatattattattattaggcctAGTAAATAGTAGTAgcttattagtagtattattaggccaagtattattattattattattattatatgcattAGGTTATTGTCCAATCTGTCCTGAAAAAGTTAATAAGATGGAATCTCATGGTCACcagtaaagtttttaaaaaatatctgaaaataATATAAACATGCCTGTAGTGCGAGATCAGAGCATTTTAGAAGAAAGAACGTGGTTATTACGTCTACACGTTCACACGTCCATGCTGTTTTTTGGGCCAAACAAATTGCTCTACTTACCAGCCGAGTGAAATTCAGCACGCTGGACCTCAGAACTTCAGAACGCTGGACCTCAGAACTTCCGAACGCTGGACCTCACTGGACCTCAGAACTTCAGAACACTGGACCTCACTGGACCTCAGAACACTGGACCTTAGAACTTGAGCACGCTAGACCTCAGATCTTCAGAACGCTGGACCTCAGAACTTCAGAACACTGGACCTCAGAACTTCAGCACGCTGGACCTCAGAACTTCAGAACGCTGGACCTCAGAACTTCAGAAGGCTGGACCTCAGAAGTTCAGCACGCTGGACCTCAGAACTTCAGAACTGGTTGGAGTTTAGAATTAAACGCTTCAGAACAGGATATGGTTTGCCCTTTTTTCTCAACATCATCATGCACGGCGTTAGGATTCTATCTGTGtgacctctccaccccccccagcAGGGTCAGGCCACATCATTCATCTCTGTCAATCAATACATTGATCAGGTTTATCACTAAGCGCATAAATGCCAAACCATTCACTCCGTGGGAAAACAACGTTTATCTGTAGAAGGGACACTTGTGCAgagtgaatcaaatcaaattgtgcgCATACTGTGATGAAGTATACTCGGAGAGATAGATTAGAGTTTGTTACTTTTAAAAACATTTGGCTTTTACATTTAAATCTCTCAAGCACgcgcgcacgcgcgcacacacacacacacacgcacacacacacacacacacacacacacacacacgcacacgcacacgcacacgcacacacacacacacacacacacacacacacacacacacacacacacacacacacacacacacacacacacacacacacacacacacacacacacacacacacacacacacacacacacacacacacacacacacaggtgcatgACATGACGCCACAGACGTCTGTTCAACATATATTCCATTCCATATTGGTTCAACGTATATTCattgaaattacgtggaaacaacgtttattcaaccagtgtgtggccAGTGTATACTCTTCACACATAtacagtgtgttctgtctgtgaaTCCCACACGAAAATAATGCGCGTAACCGCCCCCGTTTTAAATACACAGGGGCGCGCCCACATACATCTTGATACCCGGCTCAGCCAATTTTCAGTGGAAGTGTTGTTGGACAAGGGATGAGATATAGCCAACGAGCTAtaacacaggacaacaacacagccaaacGTGGACGAGGACTTTACGCGATATTTACCTACCTTGGAACAAGATCATTTATTTACAAAAACCATGTTGGATTGACTGGAGAAAAACTCTAATCAATGGATTGGTTTTGAGATCGTTTGGTAATATTATCACTTCAGGAGTCTGATTGAGGGAGAGTGAGCGCgcgcctctgtctgtgtgtgtgagtctgagtGAAAGGACCGAgaaggagcgggagagagagggaggggagggaggtgggatcAGGAAAGATATATTCTTTCAGTGATGGAACTCACAATGGAAAACCTTGGAAACCTCCACGGCGTCTCGCACTCACAGGCCGGGGAACTGATGAGCTCCACGCACGCCCGGCAGTCCTCCGCCCCTTCACACCGGAACCTGGTTTCTCACGCACACGGCCGGTCGGCCATGGTGTCTAGTATGGCCGCGATCCTGGATGGTACCGGGGACTACCGGACAGACCCCTCGGCGCTCTCTGGCCACCTCCACCCGGCTATGAGCATGTGTGAGTCCGGGATGAGCCTGAGCAACACCTACACCACCCTGACCCCTCTCCAGCACCTACCTCCCATATCCACGGTCTCCGAcaagttccaccacccacacccacactccCACCACCACGCAGCCGCCCACCAGCGACTCTCCGCGGGGAACGTCAGCGGGAGCTTTACGTTGATGAGGGATGACCACCGTGGGCTGGCGTCTATGGGAAATTTGTACGGCCACTACCCTAAAGATATGTCCGGCATGGTCCATGGGTCCCTCTCCCCTTTGTCCAACAGTCTCGGCTCTTTGCACAACTCCCAGCAGACGCTCTCAGCCTACGGTCCAAGTGCTCACCTTACTAATGATGCCAAGATGCTCTCTCCCGTGACAGGCTTCGAGTCCCACGCCGCAATGCTGTCCCGGAGCGAGGAGCACCTTGCCAGGGGGTTAGGCGGCCATGGGCATGGCATGATGTCCAACCTCAACGGGATGCACCATCCGCACAGCCACCTTCACTCCCAGGTGAATGGGGCAGCGATGCTGGCCGAGCGAGAGAGGCACGGGGCTGGGTCCGGCCAGGGAGGAGTGTCGGGAGGGCAGGCGGAGGAGATCAACACGAAAGAGGTGGCTCAACGGATAACGGCAGAGCTGAAGCGTTACTCAATTCCCCAGGCTATTTTCGCCCAGAGGATCCTATGTCGGTCCCAAGGAACCCTTTCGGATCTCCTGCGGAACCCCAAGCCGTGGAGTAAACTCAAGTCAGGCCGGGAGACGTTTAGGAGAATGTGGAAGTGGCTCCAGGAGCCCGAGTTTCAGCGGATGTCTGCCCTTCGGTTGGCGGGTAAGATGCTTCTGGTCTCACGGCCTTTCTCGTGTGGGCTGCTTATTGAACAGCCGATCGTAACTATTGACGTTTTACGCATAAAAGCGTAGTTTGTTCACTCTTTTGTCAAACCCTCTCTATTTAATGTTGCGATAAATAACTAGCTGTATAGGCTACTACAATGAACCTGATATGCTATATATAACTGATTTTAGGCTAAAGACATCCAGCGTTGTAAGAAAAATCACAGTAAAACGACCGTTATAGACGTCAGACAAAACCACAACTTCCAAACGATTCAGCACCACAGTCAGTGCAAAACGGGTGCGACAAAAATGAGACCAAGTACGTCTTAAACTTCAGAGCAGACTTTGTGAGAGAATCTTTCTCTCTTTTTAAATCgccgtttttgttgttgttgagagacACAGTATCTGCGGTACAGTGCAAGTGATTGCATGATATCCCTGTCAGCATTTGTTGGTGTGACACGTTCCAAGAGAAACTGCATGCACACTGTTACATCTCAGCCCAACGTTAACAGGGGTTTTATCGGCTACCTATGCAGCCTGATATAACCACTGAGAGGACCTGGACATTTCATAGTCATGTAAGGCTAATATGAGGCTCTGGTGTATTATGGGGATATGTGTGCTCTGTTACGCGCCAGGccggatgtgtttgtgtgtaataaTAAATTGCATTTGTAGAGCACTTGACATTTACAGACAGACATCACAACGTTATTTACATTGTGTGCTTTAATAATAGGGGACAACTATTGGTCGAGAATTAAAAGATAGCTAGTGGCCTAGAACTATACAATACGCACAATAATAAGGGAGGCGACAGAGACTGAAAACATAAAAATTGGTGTCTAAAGCATGTCGTCCTGTCCATCGTGGTTCTCTCGAGTGAATCCCACATGTTCCAAACATGTCACCCACACAGTCACTCCCTCTCATTGGTCCCGCTAAACTCGTCGCAGGTTGGTATTTATTGTCCTTAGtattgttctggaggcagctctgcagagagCTTACTTGCTGGCACGCTGGcatagccacaaagtcatacaaactgagtttaaacctaaccgtaaccctaaccttaaccacactgctaaccctaatgtttAACCATAACCTTCAATTAAGACCAAAaataacatttttgttttcatgaatttttacgaTATAGCAGCTGGCCCATCTGAGCGGatatcgctcagttctgcctccagggcaagattcctGACAATACATGTCAACCTACAAACTAGTCGCGCAGAAGGAGAGCGTGTCAGAGGGGCGCGTGACCTCTGGCTGCACGGTCAATAAGCGAGTTCCCACTCTCCCCTTTTAAATGTGGCACATGGATCAATATTCGAATCCAGACCTGAAATACAGCTAACCACATGGCCGCGCCGGGTTTTCATTTAGGCAGCTTTTGTAGTTTAAGGTCTAAAATTAGACTAGATAGGCCTATGGGCTGTCCCGTCTGTCTACCACTGGCTTCCTCCTGCTTTGGTGACGCAGGCGTTTAGTTGCCTGGTCGAATACCGAATACTGACTCTTATCACGGGTTACCTGCCTGTTAAGTTTATTTCGAAATTTAAAATGCTGTCGAGCCTATCCCTTGGCCATAGAAAAACATTTACTATAAAATACAAACTATTTTCGTGTAAAGGAATTTTCTTGCCACGGACACATTTTCACCACAGTAGGTCCTAAGTGACCAAATAAAGGCCACAAAGACCTTCATCATGTTTTAATGATCGTTTTTCTCTATGCGGTTGATTTGTTTGATTCATTTTATCACGTTTATGTTTTACATTTCATTCGTTGTCCAGTCAATAATTTCAAAACAAGACATTGTCCAGTCAATAATTGTCCAGTCAATAATTTCAAAACAAGACATTTTaagacattttacatttacatttacatttaagtcatttagcagacgctcttatccagagcgacttacaaattttaaTTATGATTGTACAAGAAAAAATATAATAAACCGAAATGAAAAACTTATAGTTAGAGTTGTTTTTCTAATTGGTTATTACATTTCTGAGAAAATGTATAGTTTTACTGTAAAACAGGAGGGATATTTTCAGACAATTTCAGACAAAACCATGTTGTGCCCAatcatgtttgtaccatgttttgtgctgctaccatgttgtgctcctgccatgttgtgttgctagaatgttgtgttgtcatgtgttgctgccatgctatgttgttgtcttaggtctctctttatgtagtgttgtggtgtctctcttgtcgtgatgtgtgttttgtcctatatatacagtggggcaaaaaagtatttagtcagccaccaattgtgcaagttctcccacttaaaaagatgagagaggcctgtaattttcatcataggtacacttcaactatgacagacaaaatgagaaaaaaaatccagaaaatcacaatgtagaatttttaatgaatttatttgcaaattatggtggaaaataagtatttggtcacctacaaacaagcaagatttctggctctcacagacctgtaacttcttcttaaagaggctcctctgtcctccactcgttacctgtattagtggcacctgtttgaacttgttatcagtataatagacatctgtccacaacctcaaacagtcacactccaaactccactatggccaagaccaaagagctgtcaaaggacagcagaaacaaaattgtagacctgcaccaggctgggaagactgaatctgcaataggtaagcagcttggtttgaagaacctgtgggagcaattattaggaaatggaagacatacaagaccactgataatctccctcgatctggggctccacgcaagatctcaccctgtggggtcaaaatgatcacaagaacggtcaGCAAAAATtctagaaccacacgggggacctagtgaatgacctgcagagagctgggaccaaagtaagaaagcctaccatcagtaacacactacgccgcaagggactcaaatcctgcagtgccagacgtgtccccctgcttaagccagtacatgtccaggcccgtctgaagtttgctagagagcatttggatgatccagaagaagattgggagactGTCATATGCtcagattaaaccaaaatataacttttttggtaaaaactcaactcgtcgtgtttggaggacaaagaatgctgagttgcatccaaagaacaccatacctactgtgaagcatgggggtggaaacatcatgctttggggctgtttttctgccaagggaccaggacgactgatccgtgtaaaggaaagaatgaatgggtccatgtatcgtgagagtttgagtgaaaacctccttccatcagcaagggcattgaagatgaaatgtggctgtgtctttcagcat belongs to Oncorhynchus gorbuscha isolate QuinsamMale2020 ecotype Even-year linkage group LG22, OgorEven_v1.0, whole genome shotgun sequence and includes:
- the onecut3b gene encoding one cut domain family member 2; its protein translation is MELTMENLGNLHGVSHSQAGELMSSTHARQSSAPSHRNLVSHAHGRSAMVSSMAAILDGTGDYRTDPSALSGHLHPAMSMCESGMSLSNTYTTLTPLQHLPPISTVSDKFHHPHPHSHHHAAAHQRLSAGNVSGSFTLMRDDHRGLASMGNLYGHYPKDMSGMVHGSLSPLSNSLGSLHNSQQTLSAYGPSAHLTNDAKMLSPVTGFESHAAMLSRSEEHLARGLGGHGHGMMSNLNGMHHPHSHLHSQVNGAAMLAERERHGAGSGQGGVSGGQAEEINTKEVAQRITAELKRYSIPQAIFAQRILCRSQGTLSDLLRNPKPWSKLKSGRETFRRMWKWLQEPEFQRMSALRLAACKRKEQDQGRERNLVPKKQRLVFTDLQRRTLAAIFRENRRPSKEMQITISHQLGLELSTVSNFFMNARRRCHADRWGSTGGAEGNEHAGVHAGVHAGVHGHGHMQAHGNSNNAGSSPAQPGTSSATTFSKA